The proteins below come from a single Oxobacter pfennigii genomic window:
- a CDS encoding ATP-binding protein, giving the protein MDMVNHIYPFTAIVGQDRMKKALILNVINPLLGGVLIRGEKGTAKSTAVRALAELLPEREMVEGCMFGCAPWDGGLLCGSCTERLEKGEKLKVCSSKMRVIDLPVSATEDRVVGTLDIGHAIKKGEKKFEAGILAQANRNILYVDEVNLLDDHVVDVLLDCAAMGVNTIEREGISFTHPSRFILVGTMNPEEGDLRPQLLDMFGLVVDVVGEKETARRMEVIKRRLEFERDPAAFAVKFEGSKQQLSDRISGASHILNNVSYDDKILELAARISIETGVDGHRADIAMIKTAMTIAAFNLRKDVTEKDLLEAAELVLPHRMRRRPFEDGVMEFSKIENIMNTVM; this is encoded by the coding sequence ATGGATATGGTAAATCATATATATCCCTTCACTGCCATTGTCGGGCAGGACAGGATGAAAAAAGCCCTTATTTTGAATGTAATCAACCCTCTTTTGGGAGGAGTGCTCATAAGGGGCGAAAAGGGAACGGCAAAATCTACGGCTGTCCGGGCTTTGGCCGAGCTTTTGCCCGAGAGGGAAATGGTGGAAGGCTGCATGTTTGGCTGTGCCCCCTGGGATGGGGGCCTGCTGTGCGGCAGCTGTACCGAAAGGCTGGAAAAAGGGGAAAAGTTAAAAGTATGCTCTTCCAAAATGAGGGTGATAGACCTTCCTGTCAGTGCCACGGAAGACAGGGTCGTAGGCACTTTAGATATAGGACATGCCATAAAAAAGGGTGAAAAAAAGTTCGAGGCCGGCATTCTAGCACAGGCAAACAGAAACATATTGTATGTGGACGAAGTAAACCTTCTGGATGACCATGTAGTGGACGTGCTTCTTGATTGTGCAGCCATGGGAGTAAACACCATAGAGCGGGAAGGCATTTCCTTTACCCACCCCTCAAGGTTTATACTTGTAGGAACCATGAATCCCGAGGAAGGGGATTTAAGGCCCCAGCTTCTGGACATGTTCGGCCTGGTTGTGGATGTTGTAGGTGAAAAGGAGACTGCTCGAAGAATGGAGGTTATAAAAAGAAGGCTGGAATTTGAAAGGGATCCGGCGGCATTTGCAGTTAAATTTGAAGGCTCCAAACAGCAATTAAGTGATAGAATTTCCGGAGCGTCTCATATTCTTAATAATGTAAGTTATGATGATAAAATATTGGAGCTGGCCGCGAGGATATCAATTGAAACCGGCGTTGACGGCCACAGGGCCGACATAGCCATGATTAAAACAGCCATGACCATAGCAGCTTTTAACCTGAGGAAAGATGTTACGGAAAAGGATTTGCTTGAAGCAGCCGAACTTGTGCTGCCTCACCGCATGAGAAGAAGGCCCTTTGAAGACGGTGTAATGGAGTTTTCAAAAATTGAAAATATAATGAATACCGTTATGTAG
- a CDS encoding TIM barrel protein yields the protein MLKIVNFSIHPSDSDKFSGDSNRIMQFLKSHELDGLEVIQHYDWEADVIPPSMIIGLHMRFWPIWLDFWRNDKNELINQFGDKTVYTHYYGGGSRSAIIDHYRKELKTAEEMGAQYVVFHVCHAQLEHCYNYKFTYSDYEVADAFIEMINEVMEGSDAKFLLLLENLWWPGLTFLDKNIAERLMDKITYPNKGFMLDTGHLMNTNLELRDEEEAVAYIMKVLKGLGEMAGHIKGIHLNSSLSGEYVKNQIACAGEADCSKGFFDRYIKAFSHISKIDRHMPFTHPSINAVIDFVKPQFLIHEFITSTLEEWDEYINTQNDILNPAE from the coding sequence ATGTTGAAAATAGTTAATTTTTCTATCCACCCGTCGGACTCGGACAAGTTTTCCGGTGACAGTAACCGTATCATGCAGTTTCTAAAAAGCCATGAACTGGACGGGCTTGAGGTCATACAGCATTATGATTGGGAGGCAGATGTCATCCCTCCGTCCATGATTATCGGACTTCATATGCGTTTTTGGCCAATATGGCTGGATTTCTGGAGGAATGACAAAAATGAACTTATTAATCAGTTCGGAGATAAAACGGTTTATACCCATTATTACGGAGGCGGCTCAAGGTCGGCAATTATCGACCATTACCGGAAAGAATTAAAAACAGCCGAGGAAATGGGAGCCCAATATGTAGTCTTTCATGTATGCCATGCCCAGCTGGAGCATTGCTACAATTACAAATTTACTTACAGCGATTATGAAGTAGCCGATGCATTCATCGAGATGATTAATGAGGTTATGGAAGGTTCGGATGCAAAATTCCTCCTGCTCCTTGAAAATCTCTGGTGGCCGGGGCTTACATTTCTCGATAAAAACATTGCTGAAAGGTTAATGGACAAAATTACCTATCCCAATAAAGGATTCATGCTGGATACAGGGCATTTGATGAATACCAACCTGGAATTAAGGGATGAAGAAGAGGCTGTGGCTTATATTATGAAGGTGCTTAAGGGATTGGGTGAAATGGCAGGTCATATTAAGGGCATCCATTTGAACAGCTCGCTTTCAGGGGAATATGTTAAAAATCAAATTGCCTGTGCCGGAGAAGCTGACTGCAGCAAAGGCTTTTTTGACAGGTATATCAAAGCCTTCAGCCATATATCCAAAATTGACAGGCATATGCCCTTTACTCACCCCTCTATAAATGCGGTTATCGATTTTGTTAAGCCTCAATTTCTCATACATGAGTTTATTACAAGCACTTTGGAAGAATGGGACGAATACATAAACACTCAAAATGATATATTAAATCCTGCCGAATAA